One Kosmotoga arenicorallina S304 genomic window carries:
- the ruvX gene encoding Holliday junction resolvase RuvX, with amino-acid sequence MNILGIDYGDSKIGLALSSGECSSPLAVISHDGYKKKLLELIKEKTVETIVVGLPISMSGKYSNSSLKAVSFSEKIKKLTRLPVYMVDERLSSAFANTIMKLSGTKKSMEDAVSAADILDRYIRNPSTGYEIKEKFPTCRIDTNQLSGRNILLYNPLSPIIQGIEEIDCERVDIYCEHPQVYLHFKSKGFLPKNLRDELELSCYDIIVIGENTDQGIFESFTGTFFRLLCP; translated from the coding sequence ATGAACATCCTGGGTATTGATTACGGCGATTCAAAAATTGGCCTTGCACTGTCATCAGGTGAATGTTCTTCACCTCTGGCCGTTATTTCTCATGATGGCTATAAAAAAAAGCTCCTGGAACTCATAAAAGAAAAGACTGTCGAAACCATAGTTGTAGGACTTCCTATATCTATGTCCGGAAAATATAGTAATTCTTCCTTAAAAGCCGTATCTTTTTCTGAAAAAATAAAAAAGCTTACCAGATTGCCTGTCTATATGGTTGATGAAAGACTATCCAGCGCTTTTGCGAATACCATTATGAAGTTGTCGGGTACGAAAAAGTCAATGGAAGACGCTGTAAGTGCTGCGGATATTTTAGATAGATATATCAGGAATCCTTCAACGGGCTATGAAATAAAAGAGAAATTCCCCACATGCAGAATTGATACAAATCAACTATCGGGAAGAAACATACTCCTGTACAATCCTTTGTCGCCTATAATCCAGGGGATTGAAGAAATTGATTGTGAACGTGTTGATATATACTGCGAGCATCCACAGGTTTATTTGCATTTCAAAAGTAAAGGATTTCTTCCAAAGAATTTACGAGACGAGCTCGAACTTTCCTGTTACGATATAATTGTTATCGGTGAAAATACAGACCAGGGCATTTTCGAAAGTTTTACAGGCACTTTCTTTCGGTTGTTGTGCCCGTAG
- the sufC gene encoding Fe-S cluster assembly ATPase SufC: MALLEIIDLHAMLAEENLEILKGVNLQIGPGQIHAVMGPNGSGKSTLANVIMGNPKYKITSGDIQLEGESILGLTVDQRAKKGIFLSFQHPQEIPGVRLRKFLLSVKQSLGSNEPLLKMNREIESLADEVALNREFLERYLNLGFSGGEKKKSEILQFGFLKPKMAILDEIDSGLDVDALRKIAEAINKFKNEGMSILLITHYQRLLDYITPDQVHVYVNGQIVATDGPELARKIEEKGYAFLLEGIER; encoded by the coding sequence ATGGCATTACTGGAAATCATCGATCTTCATGCAATGCTTGCAGAAGAAAATCTTGAAATACTTAAAGGGGTAAATTTACAAATCGGTCCAGGACAAATTCACGCTGTAATGGGACCCAATGGGAGCGGAAAATCGACACTAGCAAATGTAATAATGGGAAATCCAAAATACAAAATAACCAGTGGAGATATTCAGCTTGAAGGTGAAAGCATACTTGGACTTACTGTTGATCAACGAGCAAAGAAGGGTATTTTTCTTTCATTTCAGCACCCACAAGAAATTCCTGGAGTAAGACTAAGAAAATTCCTTCTCTCGGTAAAACAATCATTGGGAAGCAATGAACCTCTATTGAAAATGAATAGGGAAATCGAAAGTCTTGCTGATGAGGTAGCGCTAAACAGGGAATTTCTTGAAAGGTATTTAAACCTGGGATTTTCAGGTGGTGAAAAGAAAAAAAGCGAAATATTACAATTTGGCTTTCTAAAACCAAAAATGGCGATACTAGATGAAATAGACTCAGGTCTGGATGTTGATGCTCTGAGAAAAATTGCAGAAGCAATAAACAAATTTAAAAACGAGGGTATGTCGATATTGCTGATTACTCATTATCAGAGGTTGCTTGATTACATTACACCCGATCAGGTACATGTTTACGTAAATGGGCAAATTGTAGCGACTGATGGTCCTGAACTGGCAAGAAAGATAGAAGAAAAAGGATATGCCTTTCTGCTCGAAGGCATAGAGAGGTGA
- a CDS encoding DUF368 domain-containing protein, whose amino-acid sequence MFNSVIGFLMGIANLIPGVSAGTVALLGGIYDRLIHAISDFLSFKASKREIIFLLEIAAGVIIGIIGFSRLVEIIIVNYPSATYGFFTGLVVGGIPSVFSQAGTEKKSKSHWIAFFIGAFFVLSLAFFGKAVNGTEKSLLEHSAARLSYDVLAGMLGSSSMILPGISGAFILLLLGEYHRAIAAINAHDLYIITAIGSGIIIGIVFMSKALNFLIERKKVATFMFLAGLMSGSIPDLLFRPVVPNIIRMSLGIVAGIVFSLYFLRVGKKIQKNRAR is encoded by the coding sequence TTGTTTAATTCTGTTATTGGTTTTCTAATGGGAATAGCAAACCTGATTCCCGGTGTCAGTGCAGGGACTGTGGCTCTTCTTGGGGGGATCTATGATAGATTGATTCATGCAATTAGCGATTTTTTGTCTTTCAAGGCATCAAAAAGAGAGATTATTTTTTTACTGGAAATTGCGGCAGGCGTTATTATAGGTATAATAGGTTTTTCCCGTTTAGTGGAAATTATTATAGTGAATTATCCATCAGCCACTTATGGTTTTTTCACAGGTCTTGTTGTTGGTGGAATACCATCAGTTTTTTCACAAGCAGGTACTGAAAAGAAGAGTAAAAGCCACTGGATTGCTTTTTTTATTGGAGCCTTCTTTGTATTATCGCTGGCGTTTTTCGGGAAAGCCGTAAATGGCACTGAGAAAAGTTTGCTGGAACATTCTGCTGCAAGATTGTCATATGATGTTCTTGCTGGAATGCTGGGATCATCTTCTATGATTTTGCCGGGAATTAGTGGCGCATTTATCTTGTTGTTACTCGGCGAATATCATAGAGCAATAGCAGCTATAAATGCACATGATTTATATATAATCACTGCAATAGGTTCGGGAATAATAATTGGAATAGTTTTTATGAGCAAAGCTTTGAATTTTTTGATTGAGAGGAAAAAGGTGGCTACTTTTATGTTCCTTGCAGGGCTTATGAGTGGGTCTATCCCGGATCTTTTGTTCAGGCCCGTTGTGCCTAACATTATACGGATGTCGCTGGGAATAGTAGCTGGAATTGTGTTTTCGTTATATTTTTTGAGAGTGGGAAAGAAGATACAGAAAAATAGGGCTCGTTAA
- a CDS encoding putative Se/S carrier-like protein, whose amino-acid sequence MCDTLVLNGLLIVAQKDARKALEILRKAHFFVKLFPTPPAAFAGCSISLALNSENLKTAREKLESLGVRVLKSLYLDKNIIGEFYEHPGY is encoded by the coding sequence TTGTGTGACACCCTGGTTCTAAATGGACTGCTAATTGTCGCGCAAAAAGATGCGCGGAAGGCCCTGGAAATACTGAGAAAGGCACATTTCTTTGTCAAGCTTTTTCCTACACCACCAGCAGCTTTTGCAGGCTGTTCAATTTCACTGGCTTTGAACTCAGAAAATCTGAAAACCGCCAGGGAAAAACTGGAAAGCCTTGGAGTAAGGGTTTTGAAATCACTTTATCTGGATAAAAATATCATTGGTGAATTCTATGAACATCCTGGGTATTGA
- the mreB gene encoding rod shape-determining protein, with the protein MRKGDLGIDLGTSSLLVFQKEKGLVIDEPSVIAVEKKTKKIIAIGKEAKEMMGRTPHDIEAVRPIRDGVIADYTIIEKALQELIHRTRQRFSFTKPSVVVGVPAKVTSVERRAVIEAALSAGANKVYLVLEPVAAAVGAELDIFDSIGSLVVDIGGGTTDIAVISLGGIVVSKSLRIAGDAMDEAIIKFIKKKYKFFIGLATAEEIKTRIGKAFPSTENYELEVRGRDAITGLPGNIRINSEDVLEAIMPILQDLVLSLKQVLEETPPEIASDIIDRGIVLTGGGAMINGLPELFIQETGINTILAPDPRTCVAFGLGKLLDNDLKLERVSAGNK; encoded by the coding sequence ATGAGAAAAGGAGACCTGGGCATTGACCTCGGAACATCATCGCTACTTGTATTCCAGAAAGAAAAAGGACTGGTTATTGATGAACCCTCTGTTATAGCCGTTGAAAAGAAAACGAAGAAGATAATTGCAATAGGTAAGGAAGCAAAGGAAATGATGGGGAGAACTCCTCATGATATTGAGGCGGTAAGGCCTATAAGAGATGGTGTAATTGCCGATTACACCATAATTGAAAAGGCTTTGCAGGAATTGATACATCGGACGCGGCAGCGTTTTTCTTTTACCAAACCCTCTGTGGTCGTTGGTGTGCCTGCAAAGGTCACAAGCGTCGAAAGAAGAGCGGTAATTGAAGCCGCTTTGAGCGCCGGGGCAAATAAAGTGTATCTTGTTCTGGAACCAGTTGCTGCAGCGGTTGGCGCGGAGCTTGATATCTTCGATTCGATAGGTTCATTGGTTGTGGATATCGGTGGTGGTACTACAGACATAGCCGTAATAAGCCTGGGTGGGATTGTCGTTTCAAAGTCTCTAAGAATCGCTGGTGATGCAATGGATGAAGCTATTATTAAATTTATAAAGAAGAAGTACAAATTCTTTATCGGCCTGGCAACTGCAGAAGAAATAAAGACAAGAATCGGAAAAGCCTTCCCTTCAACTGAAAATTACGAGTTAGAAGTTAGAGGACGGGATGCCATAACAGGCTTACCTGGAAATATCCGCATAAATTCCGAAGATGTCCTGGAAGCAATTATGCCCATACTTCAAGACCTTGTTTTGAGCCTTAAACAGGTGCTTGAAGAAACCCCTCCTGAAATAGCCTCGGACATAATCGATAGAGGAATTGTGCTTACAGGAGGAGGTGCCATGATAAATGGCCTTCCCGAACTTTTTATTCAGGAAACAGGCATTAACACCATCCTGGCACCGGACCCAAGAACCTGTGTGGCTTTTGGGCTTGGAAAACTCCTTGACAACGATCTAAAGCTTGAAAGGGTTTCAGCAGGCAATAAATAA
- a CDS encoding DUF5693 family protein codes for MAGVRIRSKNSKKRRMKRAAVKRRNIPLIFAVFLLLSVLMLLSYFPDRSSAEQSISKAAMLLEEHVDGVQGFLLDSPEGTPSESKIILLDLSRYKEPEYLKSIFELHKTIILTGASYFKPEELAEMLDHYRLMTGFMEFDERGMYVKEVIKARKYPELVFRVHMIKPKEYPNYDIESAVLRYVRAVRERSVDVLLFMKGDSLTLNYDELVKRTYSRLKAEKLLSDSVKPSRFPLTNSSALGFLTGLFALLSWNLVVAVGYIIAIIFSHTLSLTYLAIFGSISLYFFIMRSARRQLFKPWLAYIFIFASSLGLGLAINAQMVSPAYQNGILLFRGVKFSLLTLPLLVFTLELLRRPVKRLALGDYILLILFAAGGIYYLLRSGNYSLVLNVERRFRDFLDNLLIVRPRFKEIIGYPFLILSIYGIHTKNGLSRAIIASIGSIPVVSVVNTFCHATAPLWTLVLRSLYGFIFGSIVGLIAYYIIIFLKTKMNRNNSEESNTMQGIPEENLEKEG; via the coding sequence TTGGCGGGAGTTAGAATTCGATCCAAAAATTCCAAAAAGCGAAGAATGAAAAGAGCAGCTGTAAAAAGAAGGAACATACCTCTGATATTTGCTGTATTTCTTCTTTTGTCTGTTCTGATGCTCCTGTCCTATTTTCCAGATCGTTCGAGCGCAGAACAATCAATATCAAAAGCAGCTATGCTGTTGGAAGAGCATGTTGATGGCGTTCAGGGTTTCCTGTTAGATTCCCCCGAAGGTACTCCTTCAGAGTCAAAAATAATTCTACTGGATCTTAGCAGGTATAAGGAACCAGAATATCTGAAATCCATTTTCGAACTGCATAAAACCATAATACTTACCGGAGCATCGTACTTCAAACCAGAAGAACTCGCTGAGATGCTCGATCATTATAGGCTTATGACGGGATTTATGGAATTTGACGAAAGGGGCATGTACGTAAAAGAAGTAATAAAGGCCAGGAAATACCCTGAATTGGTCTTTAGAGTACATATGATCAAGCCGAAGGAGTATCCTAACTACGATATTGAATCCGCTGTTTTGAGATACGTTAGAGCCGTTCGTGAGCGCAGTGTAGACGTGCTACTCTTTATGAAAGGCGATTCTTTAACGCTAAACTATGACGAACTCGTCAAAAGAACATACTCTCGCTTGAAAGCAGAAAAATTGCTTAGCGATTCTGTGAAACCTTCACGATTTCCCCTGACAAACTCATCCGCGCTGGGATTTTTGACAGGGCTGTTCGCTCTTTTAAGCTGGAATCTCGTAGTAGCAGTTGGTTATATTATTGCAATAATCTTTTCTCATACACTATCTTTGACTTATCTTGCGATTTTTGGATCTATTTCTCTGTATTTTTTCATCATGAGAAGCGCAAGAAGGCAATTATTCAAACCCTGGCTTGCTTATATTTTCATATTTGCTTCTTCTCTCGGGTTAGGTCTGGCAATAAACGCTCAGATGGTATCACCAGCTTATCAAAATGGCATTCTCCTCTTCCGGGGAGTTAAATTCTCCCTTTTAACTCTTCCGCTACTGGTCTTCACACTGGAATTGTTGAGAAGACCCGTTAAAAGGCTTGCTCTTGGAGATTACATATTGTTAATTCTCTTTGCAGCTGGTGGAATTTATTATCTTTTAAGAAGCGGTAATTACTCTCTTGTGTTAAATGTCGAAAGACGTTTCAGGGATTTTCTCGATAACCTCTTGATTGTAAGACCCCGGTTTAAAGAAATAATTGGTTATCCTTTTTTGATACTGAGTATCTATGGAATTCACACAAAGAATGGCCTTTCAAGAGCCATCATCGCTTCAATAGGAAGCATTCCAGTAGTATCGGTGGTGAATACCTTTTGCCATGCTACCGCACCTCTTTGGACACTGGTACTAAGAAGTCTCTATGGTTTTATATTTGGAAGTATAGTTGGCTTAATTGCTTATTATATAATCATATTTCTGAAAACAAAAATGAACCGAAACAACAGTGAAGAGTCAAATACAATGCAGGGGATTCCAGAGGAAAATCTGGAAAAGGAGGGATAG
- a CDS encoding PEGA domain-containing protein translates to MSKKGIVFVLFVLLAVISFSAVGYDLEKVIIVPIPQEFEVSIWLDKDPGSLYKNGEAVKVFFKTNADAYVTIYDIMPDGKVQLIFPNKYDTNNFVKANKEYTLPTDSAKLSYQLLVSGESGMEIFQIVASKKQLPFLKSAIEKFSKEAFPLFEDLADTLVEKLVKPFVEKEEYAVAQTYFYVNTRPAQGTLSVNSSPAGANVYIDGSYYGTTPLRVSLAEGVHLVNLYKSGYSPFSKQVNIRANMTSYLNVALSKTQKQKFSVGIDSNPSNAKVYIDGVYRGVTPLSVELTVGAHTLELEKENYEKYTETINVSGPVSKFINLRFLGYLLSISSDPSNAEVYISGEYVGNTPLQKRVSKGWYRIVVKKDGYQEYSKLINISNDANLKVNLERITPPEGTVFMNYAQERVNIYVDGVFYGVSPGSIKLQPGSHKILAVKTGYQTQEYNLNVNAGSEYYLSISLIPEMKPVILRITTSPADARVFINGEEIGKSPITVDLDPGYYELLIIKEGYHFIALARYFQEGDYSLNFDLQKIEE, encoded by the coding sequence ATGAGCAAAAAGGGAATTGTTTTTGTATTGTTTGTTTTATTAGCAGTGATTTCCTTCAGTGCGGTTGGATATGATCTGGAAAAGGTAATAATTGTACCAATACCTCAAGAGTTCGAAGTGTCCATATGGCTTGATAAAGACCCGGGTTCTTTGTACAAAAACGGGGAAGCAGTAAAAGTTTTCTTCAAAACCAATGCGGATGCATATGTAACTATATATGACATCATGCCTGATGGCAAAGTGCAATTGATCTTTCCAAACAAATACGATACGAACAATTTCGTGAAAGCGAACAAGGAATACACTCTACCTACAGACTCCGCAAAACTCAGTTACCAGCTCCTGGTATCTGGTGAAAGCGGAATGGAAATATTTCAAATTGTTGCTTCCAAAAAGCAGTTGCCATTCTTGAAGTCAGCTATTGAAAAATTCTCAAAAGAAGCTTTTCCACTTTTTGAAGACCTTGCTGATACTCTCGTGGAAAAGCTCGTTAAACCCTTTGTCGAAAAGGAAGAATATGCAGTTGCCCAGACGTATTTTTATGTGAATACACGACCAGCCCAGGGAACGCTATCAGTTAATAGTTCACCTGCAGGTGCTAATGTTTATATCGATGGAAGTTATTACGGAACAACACCATTGAGAGTTTCTCTTGCTGAAGGTGTTCACCTTGTCAATCTGTATAAATCCGGGTATTCTCCTTTTTCTAAACAGGTGAATATCAGGGCAAACATGACATCCTATTTAAATGTGGCACTTTCCAAAACACAAAAGCAGAAATTCTCAGTTGGAATAGACAGCAACCCTTCAAATGCAAAGGTTTATATTGATGGCGTTTACAGAGGAGTTACTCCGCTGAGTGTGGAACTCACTGTCGGCGCTCACACTCTGGAATTGGAGAAAGAGAATTATGAGAAATACACCGAAACGATAAATGTATCAGGGCCCGTAAGCAAATTCATCAATTTAAGGTTCCTTGGTTATCTCCTTAGCATTTCTTCCGATCCTTCAAATGCCGAGGTTTATATTTCGGGTGAATATGTTGGAAATACACCATTACAAAAAAGGGTGTCAAAAGGTTGGTATAGAATAGTTGTGAAAAAAGATGGCTATCAGGAATATTCCAAATTAATAAATATAAGCAATGATGCAAATCTGAAGGTAAATCTTGAAAGGATAACACCTCCAGAAGGCACCGTCTTCATGAATTATGCCCAGGAAAGAGTGAATATATATGTTGATGGAGTATTTTATGGCGTTTCTCCCGGCTCAATAAAGCTGCAACCCGGATCACACAAAATACTCGCTGTGAAAACAGGATATCAAACTCAGGAATACAACCTGAACGTCAATGCTGGCTCTGAATATTACCTGAGCATTTCTTTGATACCTGAAATGAAGCCTGTAATTTTGAGAATCACTACATCTCCCGCCGATGCAAGGGTATTTATTAACGGGGAGGAAATCGGAAAGAGCCCGATTACGGTTGATCTTGACCCCGGATATTACGAACTGCTGATCATAAAGGAAGGTTACCATTTCATAGCACTGGCCAGGTATTTCCAGGAAGGAGATTATTCTCTGAATTTCGACCTGCAAAAAATTGAAGAATAG
- a CDS encoding pseudouridine synthase — protein MENFFRLDKYVSKFAGISRRDSRRFIKGGKVEVNGKIVKEPEYKVSKRDNVRLDNKKLEAFGNIYIALYKPSGYVSSRSSKEGRNVFELICAPYSKELSVAGRLDKDAEGLLLLSNDGSFVHKVISPKNNIEKEYIVELESEPDGDFIEKMNKPISCGDDILKAKKVTRLDGRKILLILTEGKFHEIKRMVKASGNKVTSIKRVRIGEFVLPEIFKPGDWKELKDFEVKKITGEIPGD, from the coding sequence ATGGAGAACTTTTTTAGGTTAGACAAATATGTATCGAAGTTTGCGGGAATCAGTAGAAGAGATAGCCGGAGGTTCATAAAGGGAGGCAAAGTAGAAGTCAATGGAAAAATTGTCAAAGAGCCTGAATATAAAGTCAGTAAACGCGATAACGTTCGTCTTGATAACAAAAAGCTAGAAGCCTTTGGCAATATTTACATCGCGCTCTATAAACCTTCGGGATATGTATCCTCAAGAAGTTCTAAAGAAGGCAGAAATGTTTTTGAATTAATCTGTGCACCTTATAGCAAAGAACTCTCCGTTGCTGGACGCCTAGACAAAGATGCCGAAGGGCTGCTCTTGTTGAGTAATGATGGGTCATTCGTTCATAAAGTCATCAGTCCGAAAAACAACATTGAAAAAGAATATATTGTGGAGTTAGAAAGTGAACCGGATGGAGATTTTATAGAGAAGATGAATAAGCCCATCAGTTGTGGAGATGACATTCTTAAAGCGAAAAAAGTAACAAGGCTTGATGGAAGAAAAATTTTGCTTATTTTGACAGAAGGGAAGTTTCATGAGATAAAACGAATGGTAAAAGCCAGTGGAAATAAGGTAACTTCAATTAAAAGGGTCAGAATAGGAGAATTTGTGCTACCTGAAATATTCAAGCCGGGTGATTGGAAAGAGCTGAAGGATTTCGAGGTAAAAAAAATCACCGGGGAAATCCCCGGTGATTAA
- the recJ gene encoding single-stranded-DNA-specific exonuclease RecJ, with amino-acid sequence MRKEWVLHKPDDTQVSRLVEYLGIDPFLARLLVNRNITDEVEVNKFLNPDASLMHDPFLMKDMSTAIKTIIEAAERGNSIVIFGDYDVDGVTSTALLYLTMKKLGFNVSYYIPLRLEEGYGLSKDAITELYEQGHRLLITVDCGVTSVEEIKHAKELGFKVVVTDHHEVKESLPPAEAIVNPKRPDDEYPFKGLAGVGVAYKVLSALNETLGFPLDPQDYLDIVALGTIADIVPLKDENRYIVREGTKKIQNHPLLGLKALLSYLRLNAEHLTAQDIAFKIAPKLNAAGRMDSAIVALELLISRNHEEAMKAASRLLQHNQNRQTIEAKIFDQAIKEIEKNKAYKKDKVLVLSGENWHLGVLGIVASRLVGMYNKPVFLISTSGEVGKGSARSPSGISIISLLNNINSLLKEYGGHEMAAGLTIEKKNIPLMRKLVNEAYVELYGNELPVHVVEVDAELSLDELNSEKLGEIQLLRPFGHSNPEPKFLIKNLNIEKAKTFGNSGDHVKLILRSGDRKVLAIGFGMNRLFDEFKYVKPSLLKMDVVASIKMDNGYGLEGMKLSINDAKLYIDPVFEEEVKDKNFVFEFIRDWKNQKPDLSNFQTDVSSLVNNLEKHLSHKAPELLQMTTRKIWGVFGSIRLKHPLLAWRLLSNYHSGKRTVVISSINGTLAHTYYSLQHYLDPIKPVYANSLYKGALDAEVIFTTLPFFNENITTFKEFDEIIFDEPAYIISGIYSNHPDLEALMKNLNVVIDKSAFIGSVFTKELKDFLNSKRISYIYKPAYIKRVGIIDNRGTRKKTDQILSLVKHGENVAIIVDSPHKTISLAKVLGTKLSHTLQNGELIFYNYLLRDFQRANIYSLVERQKIKVLITTPSNDGLGVMLGNSNIVFYSAPRNFLELLDSVTARPGEDSELFLNLSFNKNDLQSNVNEIDKIFPTIEELQVIYQDIFDVLPADERDITRALSFESGLARVYLSILEEMGAVRQEEDLWYSANGKLFSSERIKKTLRYREGIAEKRMTRWFASKLSTTTTRSLLKSLGDGTEVLKIV; translated from the coding sequence ATGAGAAAGGAGTGGGTGCTCCATAAGCCTGATGATACTCAGGTTTCTCGTTTGGTTGAATATCTTGGAATTGACCCTTTCCTTGCTAGACTTCTGGTAAACAGAAACATAACCGATGAAGTCGAGGTAAACAAATTTCTAAATCCTGATGCTTCTCTGATGCATGATCCCTTCCTGATGAAAGACATGTCCACAGCAATTAAAACTATCATCGAAGCAGCGGAACGGGGTAATTCAATAGTCATTTTTGGAGATTATGATGTAGATGGAGTAACCTCGACGGCATTGCTATATCTAACGATGAAAAAGCTGGGATTTAACGTGAGTTATTATATTCCATTGAGGTTAGAAGAAGGGTATGGCCTCAGTAAAGATGCGATTACCGAATTATACGAACAAGGGCATCGCCTTCTAATAACTGTTGATTGCGGAGTAACTTCTGTGGAAGAGATCAAACATGCTAAAGAACTGGGATTCAAAGTGGTTGTGACTGACCATCATGAAGTAAAAGAAAGCCTTCCCCCTGCTGAAGCCATTGTAAACCCAAAAAGGCCTGATGACGAATATCCATTCAAAGGATTAGCCGGTGTTGGGGTAGCGTACAAAGTTCTTTCTGCCTTAAACGAAACCCTGGGTTTTCCGCTTGATCCTCAAGATTACCTTGACATAGTTGCCCTGGGAACCATCGCAGACATAGTGCCTTTAAAGGACGAAAACAGGTATATCGTTAGGGAAGGAACAAAAAAGATACAAAACCATCCACTTTTAGGTCTAAAAGCTCTATTGAGTTATCTCAGGCTGAATGCAGAACATCTTACCGCGCAGGACATCGCCTTCAAAATCGCTCCCAAACTAAACGCAGCCGGTAGAATGGATTCAGCTATAGTTGCCCTTGAACTGTTAATTAGCAGAAACCACGAAGAGGCAATGAAAGCAGCCAGTCGCTTGCTTCAGCACAATCAGAACCGACAGACGATAGAGGCAAAGATATTCGATCAGGCAATAAAGGAAATCGAAAAGAATAAGGCATATAAAAAGGATAAAGTGCTGGTCCTCTCCGGTGAAAACTGGCATCTTGGTGTTCTTGGCATAGTCGCATCCAGGCTTGTGGGAATGTATAACAAACCTGTATTCCTCATCTCTACTTCCGGCGAGGTTGGAAAGGGATCTGCTAGAAGTCCTTCTGGAATAAGCATTATTTCTCTTCTTAACAACATTAATTCCTTGCTAAAAGAATACGGTGGTCATGAAATGGCGGCAGGACTGACCATCGAAAAGAAGAACATCCCGCTGATGAGGAAACTGGTTAATGAAGCTTATGTTGAATTATATGGTAATGAACTTCCGGTGCATGTCGTGGAAGTTGATGCAGAGCTTTCCCTCGATGAACTTAACAGCGAAAAATTAGGGGAAATCCAGCTTTTAAGGCCCTTTGGACATTCAAATCCTGAGCCCAAGTTTCTGATCAAAAACTTAAACATTGAAAAAGCCAAGACCTTTGGAAATTCTGGAGATCATGTCAAATTGATACTGCGCTCCGGTGATAGAAAAGTACTTGCAATTGGGTTCGGTATGAACCGTCTTTTTGATGAGTTTAAATATGTGAAACCCAGTCTGCTTAAAATGGACGTAGTGGCGAGTATAAAAATGGATAACGGCTATGGTCTTGAAGGAATGAAACTCTCCATAAATGATGCAAAGCTTTATATTGACCCCGTCTTTGAAGAAGAGGTAAAAGATAAGAATTTCGTTTTCGAGTTCATTAGAGACTGGAAGAATCAAAAACCTGATCTGAGTAACTTCCAAACAGATGTGAGCTCTCTGGTGAATAATCTGGAAAAGCATCTTTCTCACAAAGCTCCCGAACTTTTACAGATGACTACGCGGAAAATCTGGGGGGTATTCGGAAGCATAAGATTGAAGCATCCTCTTCTGGCCTGGAGACTTTTAAGCAACTACCATTCCGGCAAGCGTACAGTTGTTATATCAAGCATCAACGGTACTCTTGCGCATACTTATTATTCTCTTCAACATTATCTTGATCCCATAAAACCGGTATATGCCAACTCACTTTATAAAGGTGCTCTTGATGCTGAAGTGATATTCACCACCTTACCCTTTTTCAACGAAAACATTACAACATTCAAGGAATTCGATGAAATCATCTTTGACGAGCCTGCATATATCATTTCCGGGATATATAGCAATCACCCTGATCTGGAAGCCTTAATGAAGAATCTGAATGTTGTCATAGATAAATCAGCTTTTATCGGTAGCGTTTTTACTAAAGAACTGAAAGATTTTCTCAACAGCAAAAGAATTTCGTATATTTACAAACCTGCTTATATAAAACGAGTTGGGATAATCGACAACAGAGGGACAAGGAAAAAAACCGATCAAATACTTTCTCTTGTAAAGCACGGGGAGAATGTTGCAATAATCGTTGATTCCCCTCATAAAACCATATCTCTGGCAAAAGTTCTTGGAACAAAGCTTTCACATACACTGCAAAATGGTGAACTGATTTTCTATAATTATCTTCTTAGAGACTTTCAAAGAGCTAATATTTACTCGCTGGTGGAAAGGCAAAAAATCAAAGTTTTAATAACCACGCCTTCCAACGATGGTCTTGGTGTTATGCTTGGAAATTCAAACATCGTTTTTTATAGCGCACCAAGAAATTTCCTCGAACTTCTCGATTCAGTAACCGCAAGACCCGGCGAAGACTCTGAACTCTTCTTGAATTTAAGCTTCAACAAGAATGATCTTCAGTCAAATGTAAACGAAATAGATAAAATCTTCCCTACTATTGAGGAATTACAGGTGATTTATCAGGACATCTTTGATGTCCTCCCTGCAGATGAACGTGATATTACCAGAGCACTTAGCTTTGAAAGCGGCCTTGCGCGTGTATATCTCTCTATCCTCGAAGAAATGGGGGCTGTGCGTCAGGAAGAGGATCTTTGGTATTCCGCAAACGGAAAACTCTTTTCTTCAGAGAGAATAAAGAAAACGCTCAGGTATAGAGAGGGGATTGCTGAAAAGCGTATGACCAGATGGTTTGCTTCAAAGCTTTCAACCACCACGACACGTTCATTGCTTAAAAGCCTTGGTGACGGAACCGAGGTGTTAAAAATTGTGTGA